One Neoarius graeffei isolate fNeoGra1 chromosome 19, fNeoGra1.pri, whole genome shotgun sequence genomic region harbors:
- the LOC132867978 gene encoding uncharacterized protein C1orf232 — MNPLWKVYKSKVMKTLNPDGEEESAEEVCVTADEMTPVQQDEAPNAVSQLAKRVQGVGTKGWKSMTALFNKDDEHQLLESEPESQPVPDHPLAVKPEEPTRPNKRNTGFWDTFSTKWHQAAAMKHAEAAEAAGGSGSDVRSQEEGNQAGGTETTVGEDGGGQGNSFSRYASLGGANDDTPAFKWNFVTSKLAELKSKNATKNN; from the exons atgaatccactgtggaaagtGTACAAGAGCAAAGTGATGAAGACCCTCAACCCTGATGGAGAAGAAGAGTCTGCTGAAGAG GTGTGTGTGACAGCAGATGAAATGACTCCAGTCCAGCAAGATGAAGCACCCAATGCTGTGTCTCAGCTGGCGAAAAGG GTGCAGGGTGTGGGGACGAAGGGCTGGAAGAGTATGACTGCTCTATTTAATAAAGACGATGAGCACCAGCTCCTGGAGTCTGAGCCTGAGAGTCAGCCTGTACCGGACCA CCCTCTAGCGGTGAAACCAGAAGAGCCGACGCGACCCAACAAACGCAACACAGGATTCTGGGATACCTTCTCCACCAAGTGGCACCAGGCAGCAGCTATGAAACATGCTGAAGCAGCGGAAGCGGCAGGTGGGAGTGGATCCGATGTAAGGAGTCAAGAGGAAGGGAATCAGGCAGGAGGAACGGAGACCACAGTGGGAGAAGATGGAGGTGGCCAGGGCAACAGCTTCTCCAGATATGCCTCTCTGGGTGGAGCCAATGATGATACACCAGCATTTAAATGGAACTTTGTGACCAGCAAGCTGGCTGAGCTGAAGAGCAAAAACGCGACCAAGAACAACTAG